In Toxotes jaculatrix isolate fToxJac2 chromosome 20, fToxJac2.pri, whole genome shotgun sequence, the following proteins share a genomic window:
- the hus1 gene encoding checkpoint protein HUS1, producing the protein MKFRGKIIDVACLNHFTRVITTISKLTKMCVLRLTPDNLFFVLSGKVANGGVSMWCELSQANFFDEYQMEGVSSEDNEICLEVTPENLSRALKTVQNAKAVKVKLTKKHCPCLTVAAELPTLSSISRVVTHDVPVDVIPRKLWHEFKEPSMPDFDVSIYLPPLKTMKNVVDRMKNLSNFLVIEANLSGEMNLKIETDLVSVTTHFKDLGNPPWGDDASQDSNASQAMAEARVDIRRLQQFLMGQQVNPSKAMCNIVHQTVVHLILLHEDVSLQYFIPAVA; encoded by the exons ATGAAGTTTCGAGGGAAAATCATAGACGTCGCATGTCTCAACCACTTCACCC gAGTCATCACCACCATCTCAAAGCTGACGAAGATGTGCGTCCTGCGCCTGACTCCGGACAACCTGTTCTTCGTTCTGTCTGGTAAAGTGGCCAACGGAGGGGTCAGCATGTGGTGTGAGCTGTCACAG GCCAACTTCTTTGATGAGTACCAGATGGAGGGTGTGTCCTCTGAGGACAATGAGATTTGTCTGGAGGTGACTCCTGAGAACCTGTCCAGAGCCCTGAAGACGGTCCAGAACGCCAAGGCCGTCAAAGTTAAACTGACCAAGAAGCACTGTCCCTGCCTCACCGTCGCTGCAGAGCTG CCCACCCTGTCCAGCATCAGCCGAGTCGTCACCCATGACGTCCCGGTCGACGTCATCCCCCGGAAACTCTGGCATGAATTCAAAGAGCCGAGCATGCCAGACTTTGAT GTCAGTATCTACCTGCCTCCTCTGAAGACTATGAAGAACGTTGTGGACAGGATGAAGAACCTGTCCAACTTCCTG gtaaTTGAGGCCAACCTGAGCGGAGAGATGAACCTGAAGATTGAGACAGATCTGGTTTCTGTCACCACTCACTTCAAAGACCTGGGAAATCCTCCGTGGg GGGACGACGCCTCACAGGACAGCAACGCATCTCAGGCCATGGCTGAGGCCAGAGTAGACATCAGGAGGCTGCAACAGTTCCTCATGGGACAGCAGGTCAACCCCAGCAAGGCCATGTGCA ATATCGTCCATCAGACCGTCGTCCACCTGATTCTGCTGCATGAAGACGTGTCGCTCCAGTATTTTATCCCTGCTGTAGCATAG